A part of Pantoea vagans genomic DNA contains:
- the purL gene encoding phosphoribosylformylglycinamidine synthase, whose protein sequence is MEILRGSPALSAFRVNKLLTRFQDAHLPVSDIYAEYIHFADVSTPLTADEQSRLQRLLKYGPSLAEHAPQGRLLLVTPRPGTISPWSSKATDIAHNCGLPQVRRLERGLAFYVQAPQLTEAQWQTLGTLLHDRMMETVYSDLAQAEQLFAHHTPQPVKSVDLLGEGRQALVQANISLGLALADDEIDYLVAAFTALGRNPNDIELYMFAQANSEHCRHKIFNADWIIDGEKQPKSLFKMIKNTMEQTPDFVLSAYKDNAAVMEGSEVGRFFADAGESEYRWHQEAAHILMKVETHNHPTAISPWPGAATGSGGEIRDEGATGRGSKPKAGLVGFSVSNLRIPGFEQPWEEDFGKPARIVSALEIMTDGPLGGAAFNNEFGRPALNGYFRTYEEQVTSHNGTELRGYHKPIMLAGGIGNIRADHVQKGEITVGAKLVVLGGPAMNIGLGGGAASSMASGQSDADLDFASVQRDNPEMERRCQEVIDRCWQLGDENPILFIHDVGAGGLSNAMPELVSDGGRGGRFNLRDILSDEPGMSPLEVWCNESQERYVMAVAPDQLAQFEAICQRERAPFAVIGEATEELHLSLEDSHFDNKPIDMPLDVLLGKTPKMTRDVVTQQAQGTELQRDGITLVDAVNRVLHLPAVAEKTFLITIGDRSVTGMVARDQMVGPWQIPVANCAVTTASLDSYHGEAFALGERSPVALLDFAASGRLAVGEALTNLAATQIGSLKRVKLSANWMSAAGHPGEDAGLYAAVKAVGEELCPALGITIPVGKDSMSMKTRWQEGTEQREMTSPLSLVITAFARVEDVRRTVTPQLQADQDNLLLLIDLGNGANTLGATALSQVYRQLGDKPADVRNATQLAGFFNAIQALVAEQKLLAYHDRSDGGLLVTLAEMAFAGHCGIDVDIASLGNDALAALFTEELGAVIQINAADRAVVEQILADHGLAASTHLLGSAQPGDRFVIRAGDSAVYSESRTTLRTWWAETTWQMQRLRDNPACADQEHEAKKNDSDPGLNVNLTFNPQEDVAAPMIATGARPRVAVLREQGVNSHVEMAAAFDRAGFTAIDVHMSDLLAGRRGLEEFQALVACGGFSYGDVLGAGEGWAKSILFNPRVRDEFETFFHRPQTLALGVCNGCQMMSNLRELIPGSDLWPRFVRNQSERFEARFSLVEVAASPSLLLDGMAGSHMPIAVSHGEGFVEVRDATHLAALESKGLVALRFVDNFGKVTETYPANPNGSPNGITAVTNESGRVTIMMPHPERVFRTVSNSWHPAEWGEDSPWMRIFRNARRQLG, encoded by the coding sequence ATGGAAATTCTGCGTGGTTCGCCCGCCCTGTCGGCATTTCGTGTAAACAAACTGCTGACCCGCTTTCAGGACGCTCATCTGCCGGTGAGTGATATTTACGCTGAGTACATCCATTTTGCTGATGTCAGTACGCCTTTAACCGCTGACGAACAGAGCCGCCTGCAACGCCTGCTGAAGTATGGTCCCTCTCTCGCTGAACATGCCCCACAGGGACGTCTGCTGCTGGTGACACCACGTCCCGGCACCATTTCGCCCTGGTCATCCAAAGCCACCGACATTGCTCATAACTGCGGCCTGCCGCAGGTACGCCGTCTGGAACGCGGTCTGGCCTTTTATGTGCAGGCTCCGCAACTGACGGAAGCGCAGTGGCAGACGCTGGGCACACTGCTGCACGATAGGATGATGGAGACGGTCTATAGCGATCTGGCGCAGGCTGAGCAGCTGTTTGCGCACCATACGCCGCAGCCGGTGAAGAGCGTCGATCTGCTGGGTGAGGGCCGTCAGGCGCTGGTTCAGGCAAATATCTCACTGGGTCTGGCGCTGGCAGACGATGAAATTGACTACCTGGTGGCGGCATTTACCGCGCTGGGCCGCAATCCCAACGACATTGAACTCTATATGTTTGCGCAGGCGAACTCTGAGCACTGTCGTCACAAGATCTTCAACGCCGACTGGATTATCGACGGCGAGAAACAGCCGAAGTCGCTGTTTAAGATGATCAAAAACACCATGGAGCAGACGCCGGACTTCGTGCTCTCTGCTTATAAAGATAACGCCGCCGTGATGGAAGGGTCAGAAGTCGGCCGCTTCTTTGCTGACGCCGGCGAGAGCGAGTACCGCTGGCATCAGGAAGCCGCGCACATCCTGATGAAGGTGGAGACGCATAACCATCCAACGGCCATCTCGCCGTGGCCAGGCGCCGCGACCGGTTCCGGTGGTGAGATCCGTGATGAAGGCGCAACCGGACGCGGCTCCAAGCCCAAAGCGGGCCTGGTTGGATTCTCGGTTTCTAACCTGCGCATCCCTGGCTTTGAACAGCCGTGGGAAGAGGATTTCGGCAAACCGGCGCGCATCGTCAGCGCGCTGGAAATCATGACCGACGGCCCCTTGGGCGGCGCTGCGTTTAACAATGAATTTGGTCGTCCGGCACTGAATGGCTATTTCCGTACCTATGAAGAGCAGGTCACCAGCCACAACGGCACCGAGCTGCGCGGCTATCACAAGCCGATTATGCTGGCGGGCGGCATCGGTAACATCCGTGCCGATCACGTGCAGAAAGGCGAAATCACCGTCGGCGCGAAGCTGGTGGTGCTGGGTGGACCGGCTATGAACATTGGCCTGGGCGGCGGCGCGGCATCATCTATGGCCTCGGGCCAGTCTGATGCCGATCTCGACTTCGCCTCGGTTCAGCGTGATAACCCGGAAATGGAACGCCGTTGCCAGGAAGTGATCGACCGCTGCTGGCAGCTGGGCGATGAGAACCCGATTCTGTTTATTCACGACGTAGGCGCGGGCGGCCTTTCCAACGCCATGCCGGAGCTGGTCAGCGATGGTGGCCGCGGTGGCCGGTTTAACCTGCGTGACATCCTGAGTGACGAGCCAGGCATGAGCCCGCTGGAAGTCTGGTGTAACGAATCACAGGAACGTTATGTGATGGCCGTCGCGCCCGATCAGCTCGCGCAGTTTGAGGCGATCTGCCAGCGCGAACGTGCTCCGTTCGCGGTGATTGGTGAAGCGACCGAAGAACTGCACCTGAGCCTGGAAGATAGTCATTTCGATAATAAGCCAATCGACATGCCGCTTGACGTGCTGCTGGGCAAAACGCCGAAGATGACGCGTGATGTGGTGACACAGCAGGCACAGGGTACTGAACTGCAGCGCGACGGCATTACGCTGGTCGATGCGGTGAATCGCGTGCTGCATCTGCCTGCCGTAGCGGAGAAAACCTTCCTGATCACCATCGGTGACCGCAGCGTGACCGGCATGGTAGCGCGCGATCAGATGGTCGGCCCGTGGCAGATCCCGGTTGCCAACTGTGCGGTGACCACCGCCAGTCTCGACAGCTACCACGGCGAAGCCTTTGCCCTGGGCGAACGTTCACCGGTTGCGCTGCTGGACTTCGCGGCGTCGGGTCGTCTGGCGGTGGGTGAAGCACTGACTAACCTGGCGGCCACGCAGATTGGTTCGCTGAAGCGCGTGAAACTCTCGGCTAACTGGATGTCTGCAGCCGGCCATCCGGGCGAAGATGCCGGTTTATATGCGGCGGTGAAAGCGGTCGGCGAAGAGCTTTGCCCGGCGCTGGGGATCACTATCCCGGTCGGTAAAGATTCGATGTCGATGAAAACCCGCTGGCAGGAAGGCACCGAACAGCGAGAGATGACCTCACCGCTGTCGCTGGTGATTACCGCGTTTGCCCGCGTCGAAGATGTTCGTCGTACCGTCACGCCACAGCTGCAGGCCGATCAGGATAACCTGCTGCTGCTGATTGACCTGGGCAACGGCGCGAATACGCTGGGTGCAACCGCGCTGTCGCAGGTCTATCGTCAGCTCGGCGATAAACCTGCCGACGTGCGTAATGCCACACAGCTGGCGGGCTTCTTCAATGCGATTCAGGCGCTGGTGGCTGAGCAGAAACTGCTGGCCTACCACGACCGCTCCGACGGCGGTCTGCTGGTGACCTTGGCCGAAATGGCGTTTGCCGGTCACTGCGGTATCGACGTTGATATCGCCTCGCTGGGCAACGATGCGCTGGCTGCTCTGTTTACCGAAGAGCTGGGTGCGGTGATCCAGATCAATGCCGCCGATCGCGCGGTGGTTGAGCAGATCCTGGCGGATCACGGCCTTGCCGCCTCGACGCATCTGCTGGGCAGCGCACAGCCGGGCGATCGCTTTGTGATCCGTGCCGGTGACAGCGCGGTTTACAGCGAAAGCCGTACCACGCTGCGCACCTGGTGGGCGGAAACCACCTGGCAGATGCAGCGCCTGCGCGACAACCCGGCGTGTGCCGATCAGGAACATGAAGCGAAGAAGAACGACAGTGACCCTGGCCTGAACGTGAATCTGACCTTTAATCCGCAGGAAGATGTGGCGGCGCCGATGATCGCTACGGGCGCACGTCCACGCGTCGCGGTGCTGCGTGAGCAGGGCGTGAACTCCCACGTCGAGATGGCCGCTGCCTTTGACCGGGCCGGTTTCACCGCCATTGACGTTCACATGAGCGATCTGCTGGCCGGACGTCGCGGTCTGGAAGAGTTCCAGGCGCTGGTTGCCTGTGGCGGCTTCTCTTACGGTGATGTGCTGGGTGCCGGTGAGGGCTGGGCGAAATCGATTCTGTTCAACCCGCGCGTGCGTGACGAGTTCGAAACCTTCTTCCATCGTCCACAAACCCTGGCGCTGGGCGTCTGCAACGGTTGCCAGATGATGTCGAATCTGCGCGAATTGATCCCGGGCAGCGATCTCTGGCCGCGCTTCGTGCGTAACCAGTCTGAGCGCTTTGAAGCACGCTTCAGCCTGGTCGAAGTGGCCGCCAGTCCGTCACTGCTGCTGGACGGCATGGCCGGTTCGCATATGCCTATCGCGGTTTCGCACGGTGAAGGCTTTGTCGAAGTCCGTGATGCGACGCATCTGGCAGCGCTGGAGTCGAAAGGGCTGGTGGCACTGCGCTTTGTCGATAACTTCGGCAAGGTGACAGAAACCTATCCGGCTAACCCAAATGGTTCTCCTAACGGCATCACCGCCGTGACCAATGAAAGTGGCCGCGTCACCATTATGATGCCGCATCCGGAGCGCGTGTTCCGTACCGTCAGTAACTCCTGGCATCCAGCTGAGTGGGGCGAAGACAGTCCGTGGATGCGCATTTTCCGCAATGCGCGCAGACAGCTGGGTTAA
- the mltF gene encoding membrane-bound lytic murein transglycosylase MltF encodes MKRLKFNYLFIGLVAVLLALALWPSIPWYGGGQDRISQIKSRGVLRVSTINSPLTYYTVNQLPAGMDYELAKRFADYLGVKLKVTVRPNLSDLFDDLDEGKADLLAAGLNYNNERLTRYQTGPGYYNVSQQLVYRVDKPRPKNLGDLKGRLTVASGSAYLSTLKSARSNQFPDLDWAISTDQSPKALLEAVADGKLDYTIGDSVTIALLQRIYPQLAVAFDVTDEEPVTWYVRHSDDDSLNAAMLDFFNGMGEEGAMARLEEKYLGHVGTFDYVDTRTFLRAIDNTLPDIKPLFEKYATSIDWRLLAAISYQESHWNPQATSPTGVRGMMMLTRNTADSLDVGDRTDPEQSIRGGSQYLQDMMAKVPQTIPEDERIWFALAAYNMGYAHMLDVRKLTARQGGNPDSWADVKLRLPMLSQKRYYTQTAYGYARGHEAYNYVENIRKYQISLVGYLQEQEKRLARQAEAQAELAKGYPAVEPKIAMN; translated from the coding sequence TTGAAACGCCTAAAATTTAATTATCTGTTTATCGGTCTGGTTGCCGTGCTGTTAGCGTTAGCGCTGTGGCCATCCATTCCCTGGTATGGGGGTGGGCAGGACAGGATTTCACAGATTAAATCACGGGGAGTCCTGCGGGTCAGTACCATCAACTCCCCATTAACGTACTACACAGTTAACCAGTTACCGGCCGGTATGGATTATGAGCTGGCAAAACGCTTCGCCGATTATCTTGGCGTCAAACTGAAGGTGACGGTTCGTCCTAACCTGAGCGATCTGTTTGATGATCTTGACGAGGGTAAAGCCGATTTGCTGGCCGCTGGCCTGAACTACAACAATGAACGCCTGACGCGCTATCAGACCGGGCCAGGTTACTACAACGTTTCACAACAGCTGGTCTATCGTGTGGATAAGCCACGCCCTAAAAACCTCGGTGACTTAAAGGGGCGGCTGACGGTTGCGTCCGGATCGGCCTATCTGTCCACGCTCAAGAGCGCGCGTTCCAATCAGTTCCCCGATCTGGACTGGGCGATCTCCACCGATCAGAGTCCTAAAGCCCTGCTGGAAGCGGTCGCCGACGGCAAGCTCGACTACACCATTGGTGACTCGGTGACCATCGCCCTGCTGCAGCGCATCTATCCGCAGCTGGCGGTGGCGTTCGATGTTACCGATGAAGAGCCGGTGACCTGGTATGTGCGGCACAGCGATGACGACAGCCTGAATGCAGCAATGCTCGACTTCTTTAATGGTATGGGCGAAGAAGGCGCGATGGCGCGGCTGGAGGAGAAATATCTCGGTCACGTCGGCACCTTTGACTATGTTGATACCCGCACATTCCTGCGCGCCATCGACAATACGCTGCCCGACATTAAGCCGCTGTTTGAGAAGTATGCCACCAGCATCGACTGGCGACTGCTGGCGGCGATCTCTTATCAGGAGTCGCACTGGAACCCGCAGGCTACCTCACCGACCGGCGTGCGCGGCATGATGATGCTGACGCGTAACACCGCTGATAGCCTGGATGTGGGTGATCGAACCGATCCCGAACAGAGCATTCGCGGCGGCAGTCAGTATCTGCAGGATATGATGGCGAAGGTGCCGCAGACCATCCCGGAAGATGAGCGCATCTGGTTTGCGCTGGCGGCTTATAACATGGGTTATGCCCATATGCTCGACGTCCGCAAGCTGACGGCACGCCAGGGCGGTAATCCGGACAGCTGGGCGGATGTGAAGCTGCGTCTGCCCATGTTAAGCCAGAAGCGCTACTACACTCAGACAGCTTATGGCTATGCCCGTGGGCATGAAGCCTATAACTACGTGGAGAATATCCGCAAGTATCAGATAAGCCTGGTGGGCTATCTGCAGGAGCAGGAGAAGCGTCTGGCGCGGCAGGCTGAAGCCCAGGCCGAACTGGCGAAGGGCTATCCGGCGGTCGAACCGAAGATCGCCATGAATTAA
- the hmpA gene encoding NO-inducible flavohemoprotein, translated as MLDCHTIATVKSTLPAIAACGPKLTAHFYDRMLSHHPELKNVFNMNNQRNGDQREALFNAICAYGANLENLAALLPAVEKIAQKHTSLNIQPAQYAIVGENLLATIKELLDPGEEALAAWGQAYGVLASVFINREEEIYQATEQQTGGWRGTRAFRISAIAQQSDVIKSFTFSPVDGGPVAAFKPGQYLTVHLQPASFEHHQIRQYSLTHLSNGKAYRIAVKREAQGTVSGWLHQNGKVGDELMLAAPHGDFFLEVDPATPVALISTGVGQTPMLAMLHALAASQHHAPVSWLHAAENGKQHAFGEEVRATGAQLDDFVSKVWYRDPAAEDAGRYDARGLMDITALSARLTSPATHFYLCGPLPFMQHVVAQLRDAGVADARIHYELFGPHKGM; from the coding sequence ATGCTTGATTGCCACACCATCGCTACCGTTAAATCGACCCTGCCTGCCATCGCTGCCTGCGGTCCAAAGCTGACCGCCCACTTTTATGACCGCATGCTGTCGCACCATCCGGAACTCAAAAACGTTTTCAACATGAACAACCAGCGCAACGGCGATCAGCGCGAAGCGCTGTTCAACGCCATCTGTGCCTATGGCGCGAATCTGGAGAATCTGGCGGCGCTGCTGCCTGCAGTGGAAAAGATTGCGCAGAAACATACCAGCCTGAATATCCAGCCTGCGCAATATGCCATCGTCGGTGAAAATCTGCTGGCAACCATCAAAGAGCTGCTGGATCCAGGCGAAGAGGCGCTGGCGGCATGGGGCCAGGCCTACGGCGTACTGGCGAGCGTATTCATCAATCGCGAAGAGGAAATTTATCAGGCCACGGAGCAGCAAACCGGCGGCTGGCGCGGCACCCGGGCGTTTCGCATCAGCGCGATTGCGCAGCAGAGTGATGTGATTAAAAGCTTTACCTTCAGTCCCGTGGATGGCGGCCCGGTCGCCGCATTCAAGCCCGGTCAGTATCTGACAGTACACCTACAGCCTGCCAGCTTCGAACATCACCAGATTCGTCAGTATTCGCTGACGCATCTCAGCAACGGCAAAGCGTACCGGATTGCGGTGAAACGCGAAGCGCAGGGCACCGTCTCCGGCTGGCTGCATCAGAATGGCAAGGTGGGGGATGAGCTGATGCTCGCCGCGCCGCACGGTGACTTTTTCCTTGAGGTCGATCCTGCCACACCGGTGGCGCTCATCTCCACAGGCGTAGGACAGACGCCGATGCTGGCGATGCTCCATGCGCTGGCAGCAAGCCAGCACCATGCGCCGGTCAGCTGGCTGCACGCCGCAGAGAACGGCAAACAGCACGCGTTTGGCGAGGAAGTTCGTGCCACTGGCGCGCAGCTCGACGATTTCGTCAGCAAAGTCTGGTATCGCGATCCCGCCGCTGAAGATGCCGGTCGCTATGATGCGCGTGGTCTGATGGATATCACCGCGCTTTCAGCTCGTCTCACCTCACCAGCCACCCACTTTTATCTCTGCGGCCCGCTGCCCTTTATGCAACATGTGGTAGCGCAACTGCGTGATGCCGGTGTGGCAGATGCACGCATTCATTACGAACTCTTTGGTCCGCACAAAGGGATGTGA
- the glnB gene encoding nitrogen regulatory protein P-II: MKKIDAIIKPFKLDDVREALAEVGITGMTVSEVKGFGRQKGHTELYRGAEYMVDFLPKVKIEMVVGDDIVDTCVETIMRTAQTGKIGDGKIFVFDVARVVRIRTGEEDEEAI, translated from the coding sequence ATGAAAAAGATTGATGCGATTATCAAACCATTCAAACTCGATGATGTTCGTGAAGCCTTAGCGGAAGTGGGCATCACCGGGATGACCGTGAGTGAAGTGAAGGGCTTTGGTCGCCAGAAAGGGCACACCGAGCTGTACCGCGGCGCAGAGTATATGGTCGATTTTTTACCTAAAGTGAAAATCGAGATGGTGGTGGGCGACGATATCGTTGATACCTGCGTCGAGACCATTATGCGCACGGCGCAGACCGGCAAAATCGGTGACGGTAAGATCTTCGTTTTCGACGTGGCGCGCGTGGTGCGTATCCGTACGGGTGAAGAGGATGAAGAGGCGATCTGA
- a CDS encoding sensor histidine kinase produces MKKWRLFPRSLRQLVLMAFVLVLLPLLVLAWQAWESLSALSEQAADTNRNTFTDVRRSEAMARTAVELERSYRQYCVLDDASLARLYQTQHTRYSQMLSSHSASLPELPAFQTLQATLPLLTPLKCDNGNPVPVAAEALDRFSATNAQMVQDTREVVFSRGLQLQREIADRGQFFGWQALILFIISLALMTLFTGMIIGPVKRIERMINRLGEGRALGNSGTFRGPRELRSLGQRIVWLSERLQWLESQRHEFLRHLSHELKTPLASLREGTELLADEVAGSLNADQKEVVTILDSSSRHLQQLIEQLLDYNRKLADGPIALEPVSVAEIVEDVVNAHALSARAKLMQTVVDLKVSHCLAEPMLLMRVIDNLYSNAVNYGSESGTIWLRSQQQGDRVWIEVANSGSPIPPEEQAMIFEPFYQGSQQRKGPVKGSGLGLSIAKDCLRRMQGDLTLVSCEQADVCFRIELNTTAGKV; encoded by the coding sequence GTGAAAAAATGGCGTTTATTTCCCCGTTCTCTGCGTCAGCTGGTGCTGATGGCGTTTGTCCTGGTGCTGCTGCCCCTGCTGGTACTGGCCTGGCAGGCGTGGGAAAGTCTCTCTGCATTAAGCGAACAGGCTGCGGACACCAACCGCAATACCTTTACCGATGTACGCAGAAGTGAGGCGATGGCGCGAACGGCGGTTGAGCTGGAGCGTAGCTATCGCCAGTACTGCGTGCTGGATGATGCCTCGCTGGCGCGCCTCTATCAGACTCAGCATACCCGCTACAGTCAGATGCTGAGCTCACACAGCGCGAGCCTGCCCGAACTGCCCGCATTCCAGACCTTACAGGCGACGCTGCCGCTGCTGACGCCACTGAAATGTGACAATGGCAATCCGGTGCCAGTTGCCGCAGAGGCGCTGGATCGCTTTTCTGCGACCAATGCGCAGATGGTGCAGGACACGCGCGAGGTGGTCTTTTCGCGTGGCTTACAGTTGCAGCGCGAAATTGCCGATCGCGGCCAGTTTTTTGGCTGGCAGGCGCTGATTCTGTTTATCATCAGTCTGGCACTGATGACGCTGTTTACCGGCATGATTATCGGTCCGGTTAAGCGCATTGAGCGGATGATCAACCGGCTTGGCGAAGGGCGGGCACTGGGTAACAGCGGGACATTTCGCGGTCCGCGCGAATTGCGATCGCTGGGACAACGCATCGTCTGGCTCAGCGAGCGGCTTCAGTGGCTGGAATCGCAGCGTCATGAATTTCTTCGCCATCTCTCTCACGAGCTGAAAACGCCGCTGGCCAGCCTGCGTGAAGGCACGGAACTGCTGGCGGACGAAGTCGCCGGGTCGCTGAATGCCGATCAAAAAGAGGTAGTCACTATCCTCGACAGCAGCAGCCGCCATCTGCAGCAGCTGATTGAACAGCTGCTCGATTACAACCGCAAACTGGCGGATGGCCCGATCGCGCTGGAGCCGGTCAGCGTGGCGGAGATAGTGGAAGACGTCGTTAACGCACATGCGCTCTCGGCGCGCGCCAAACTGATGCAGACGGTCGTCGATCTTAAGGTCAGTCACTGCCTTGCAGAACCGATGTTACTGATGCGGGTCATCGATAACCTCTATTCGAACGCCGTGAACTACGGCAGCGAATCCGGTACCATCTGGCTTCGCAGTCAGCAGCAGGGCGATCGGGTCTGGATTGAGGTCGCGAATAGTGGCTCGCCGATCCCGCCGGAAGAGCAGGCGATGATTTTCGAACCGTTCTACCAGGGCAGCCAGCAGCGTAAAGGGCCGGTGAAAGGCAGCGGACTGGGATTGAGTATCGCTAAAGATTGCCTGCGCCGGATGCAGGGCGACCTGACGCTGGTCTCCTGCGAGCAGGCTGACGTCTGTTTTCGAATTGAACTTAACACCACAGCCGGGAAAGTCTGA
- the glrR gene encoding two-component system response regulator GlrR, producing MVRQAAKLLLVDDDPSLLKLLGMRLRSEGYQVTTAASGPEALRLLQKEKIELVISDLRMDEMDGLALFGEIQKRHTGLPVIILTAHGSIPDAVSATQQGVFSFLTKPVDKDALYKAIDEALAQQAPVSDDRWREAIVTRSPLMLKLLEQAHMVAQSDFSVLINGQSGTGKEMLAQAIHAASPRNGKPFVAINCGALPEQLLESELFGHAKGAFTGAVSARDGLFKTAGGGTLFLDEIGDMPQPLQVKLLRVLQERKVRPLGSDHDIEIDVRIISATHRDLPKAMEKKEFREDLFYRLNVVNLKIPALHQRTEDIPLLANHLLRQAAERHKPQIRSFSVDAMKRLMAASWPGNVRQLVNVIEQCVALSSSPVISDALVEQALSGENSALPTFAEARNQFELNYLRKLLQMTKGNVTNAARLAGRNRTEFYKLLSRHELDASDFKE from the coding sequence ATGGTGAGACAAGCGGCAAAATTGCTGCTGGTGGATGACGATCCCAGCCTGCTGAAGCTGCTGGGCATGCGTCTTCGCAGCGAAGGATATCAGGTCACCACCGCGGCCAGCGGACCTGAAGCGTTGCGTCTGCTACAGAAAGAGAAAATCGAGCTGGTGATCAGCGATCTGCGGATGGATGAAATGGACGGTCTGGCGCTGTTTGGCGAAATCCAGAAGCGTCACACCGGTCTGCCGGTGATTATCCTGACGGCGCACGGCTCCATTCCGGACGCGGTCTCTGCCACGCAGCAGGGCGTCTTCAGCTTCCTGACCAAACCGGTGGACAAAGATGCGCTCTATAAAGCGATTGATGAGGCGCTGGCACAGCAGGCGCCGGTCAGCGATGACCGCTGGCGCGAAGCGATTGTCACCCGCAGCCCGCTGATGTTGAAGCTGCTGGAGCAGGCGCACATGGTGGCGCAGTCCGACTTCAGCGTGCTGATTAACGGTCAGAGCGGCACCGGTAAAGAGATGCTGGCGCAGGCAATTCACGCCGCCAGCCCGCGTAACGGCAAGCCGTTTGTCGCCATTAACTGTGGCGCACTGCCTGAGCAACTGCTGGAATCAGAGCTGTTCGGTCACGCTAAAGGGGCGTTTACCGGTGCGGTCAGTGCCCGTGACGGTTTGTTTAAAACCGCGGGCGGCGGCACGCTGTTCCTGGATGAGATTGGCGATATGCCGCAACCGCTGCAGGTGAAATTGCTGCGGGTGCTGCAGGAGCGTAAGGTCAGGCCGCTGGGCAGCGATCACGATATTGAGATCGACGTGCGCATCATTTCAGCTACCCATCGCGATCTGCCAAAGGCGATGGAGAAGAAGGAATTCCGTGAGGATCTCTTCTATCGTCTGAATGTGGTGAACCTGAAGATTCCGGCGCTGCATCAGCGCACCGAAGATATCCCGCTGCTGGCTAATCATCTGTTACGTCAGGCGGCAGAACGGCATAAACCGCAGATTCGCAGTTTTTCCGTCGATGCGATGAAGCGTCTGATGGCGGCCAGCTGGCCAGGCAACGTGCGTCAGCTGGTGAACGTGATTGAGCAGTGCGTGGCACTGAGTTCATCGCCGGTAATTAGCGATGCGCTGGTGGAGCAGGCCTTAAGCGGCGAAAACAGCGCGTTGCCGACCTTTGCGGAGGCGCGCAATCAGTTTGAGCTGAACTATCTGCGCAAGCTGTTGCAGATGACCAAAGGCAATGTGACCAACGCCGCACGTCTGGCCGGGCGTAATCGCACGGAGTTCTATAAGCTGCTGTCCCGGCATGAACTGGACGCCAGTGATTTCAAAGAGTAG
- the qseG gene encoding two-component system QseEF-associated lipoprotein QseG, producing the protein MKYLPALLLSTLTTLLLSGCTTSPATSSLPSGHQVAEPEVRIADYLATRCSDLWPIENSTALGNTLYWMRAIDCAERLSPAEARAEAHRWPAENWSRAFKQGVLMSNGNVTPVERRRYVETLDRYSSDFPQSVRPLIQLWRSNQTAQLDLSEARTRYAHLQQSSDTQLEAIRQQMVKQQQQLSDTQHKLERLTDIERQLSSRKAPDVSDSGHGTALPQDEEQ; encoded by the coding sequence ATGAAATATTTACCCGCTTTGCTGTTGAGCACGCTGACTACGCTGCTCCTCAGCGGATGTACGACCTCCCCGGCCACCTCCTCTTTGCCGTCAGGCCATCAGGTGGCGGAACCCGAGGTCAGAATCGCTGATTACCTGGCGACCCGCTGCAGTGACCTGTGGCCGATAGAAAATAGTACGGCGCTGGGTAACACCCTCTACTGGATGCGGGCGATCGACTGTGCCGAACGTCTTTCTCCCGCGGAGGCCCGTGCCGAAGCCCATCGCTGGCCGGCTGAAAACTGGTCGCGCGCCTTCAAGCAGGGCGTACTGATGTCCAACGGCAACGTGACGCCTGTTGAACGTCGTCGCTATGTTGAAACCCTGGATCGCTACAGCAGCGATTTTCCGCAGTCCGTGCGCCCGCTGATTCAGCTGTGGCGCAGTAATCAGACCGCGCAGCTTGACCTCAGTGAAGCGCGCACCCGTTATGCCCATCTGCAGCAGAGCAGTGATACGCAGCTGGAGGCGATACGCCAGCAGATGGTGAAACAGCAGCAGCAGCTCAGCGACACGCAGCATAAGCTGGAGCGGCTGACTGACATTGAGCGCCAGCTTTCATCACGCAAAGCCCCGGATGTGTCTGACAGCGGTCACGGCACGGCACTGCCGCAGGATGAGGAGCAATGA